One genomic window of Streptomyces sp. WP-1 includes the following:
- a CDS encoding carbohydrate ABC transporter permease: protein MTALATGTRGATPPAAAARPSLGARITRGLGGPLVRVLLVLVGLFWLIPTIGLLISSLRSPDDMSASGWWTVFTKPSQLTFASYQKLLENGDITHSLLNTVLITVPATVLVVVIGSLAGYAFAWMEFPGRDWWFLAVVSLLVVPVQVALIPIAELFGKIGLFGTILGVVLFHTGFGLPFAVFLLRNFFAEIPRELLEAARLDGAGELRLFARVVLPLGGPAIASLGIFQFLWVWNDMLVALVFTKSGTQPITVALQTQVRQFGNNIDVLAPGAFISMVIPLAVFFAFQRQFVSGVMAGAVK from the coding sequence ATGACGGCACTCGCCACCGGCACCCGGGGGGCGACCCCGCCCGCCGCAGCGGCCCGGCCCTCGCTCGGCGCCCGGATCACTCGCGGCCTGGGCGGCCCCCTGGTCCGCGTCCTCCTCGTCCTCGTCGGCCTCTTCTGGCTGATACCGACCATCGGCCTGCTGATCTCCTCCCTCCGCTCCCCCGACGACATGAGCGCGAGCGGCTGGTGGACGGTGTTCACCAAGCCCTCCCAGCTGACCTTCGCCAGCTACCAGAAGCTGCTGGAGAACGGCGACATCACCCACTCCCTGCTGAACACGGTCCTGATCACGGTCCCGGCGACCGTCCTGGTCGTGGTCATCGGCTCCCTCGCCGGATACGCGTTCGCCTGGATGGAGTTCCCGGGCCGGGACTGGTGGTTCCTCGCCGTGGTCAGCCTGCTGGTGGTGCCGGTGCAGGTGGCGCTGATCCCGATCGCCGAACTCTTCGGCAAGATCGGCCTGTTCGGGACGATCCTCGGCGTGGTCCTGTTCCACACCGGCTTCGGACTGCCGTTCGCGGTGTTCCTGCTGCGGAACTTCTTCGCCGAGATCCCCCGCGAACTGCTGGAGGCGGCCCGCCTGGACGGCGCCGGCGAACTGCGCCTGTTCGCCCGCGTGGTGCTGCCCCTGGGCGGCCCGGCCATCGCGAGCCTCGGCATCTTCCAGTTCCTGTGGGTGTGGAACGACATGCTGGTCGCCCTGGTCTTCACCAAGTCCGGCACCCAGCCGATCACGGTCGCCCTCCAGACCCAGGTACGGCAGTTCGGCAACAACATCGACGTCCTGGCACCCGGCGCGTTCATCTCCATGGTGATCCCGTTGGCCGTCTTCTTCGCGTTCCAGCGGCAGTTCGTGTCGGGGGTGATGGCGGGGGCGGTGAAGTAG
- a CDS encoding bifunctional glycosyltransferase family 2 protein/CDP-glycerol:glycerophosphate glycerophosphotransferase, translating into MPRFSVIVPAYQVQAYLPECLDSVLSQSYPDLEVIAVDDGSPDACGEIIDEYAARDPRVKPLHLGENRGLGRARNAGIAQATGEYLVFLDSDDTLTPGALAAVAERIDATGAPDVLVYDYERTYWDGRRVRNHLAAELSEWGRAPFRLTDRPGLLRVLMVAWNKAYRREFVAAEGFTFPPGYYEDTPWTFPVLMAAGSIATLDRVCVHYRQRRQGSILSTTSRKHFDLFDQYERVFAYVADHPELAFWKPELFRRMIDHYGVVFTRPGRLPRGSHGEFLRRARDHHRRYRVPKARLRRRHLLIRFGLHRTFRALRYVAAARRRLRGLVLGPARAVRSAALRLHYRIQLRLPLRPERAVFAVEGGYGGDPAALEEAMRRYAPHVRSSWIADPAHPRPLPADPRLVVPGTAAHWTALARSTYLFGDAHLTRGLRKRDGQILVRTLGGTPLGHTGLDLVERPAAVPGADPVGLLRDVDQWDHVVSGNRHSTLTWQRVHPGRWTALEYGSPRTDVFQRATPDDVARLRATLGIPAGAVAILYAPARREHRRTQHLPLDLPRLARGLGPRFVLLARAHGDVPVEGPRVIDVSAHPCPESLCLAADALLTDQSPLMFDYAGLDRPIVLHTGDWTAYTAVRGAYVDLPGAPPGAVGRDEDELAEVFTDGHWNGARAALLRAAFRERFCPWDDGRAAERVVRHIVLGRTEPSPVVPLGERRPVRSAMADTPCPARSPLATVPHPAGHRPVTRAAEHR; encoded by the coding sequence GTGCCCAGGTTCAGTGTCATCGTCCCCGCGTACCAGGTCCAGGCGTATCTCCCCGAGTGCCTGGACTCGGTGCTGTCGCAGTCGTACCCGGATCTCGAAGTCATCGCGGTGGACGACGGTTCGCCGGACGCGTGCGGGGAGATCATCGACGAGTACGCGGCCCGGGATCCCCGGGTGAAGCCGTTACACCTGGGCGAGAACCGGGGGCTCGGGCGGGCCCGCAATGCCGGGATCGCGCAGGCCACCGGGGAGTATCTGGTCTTCCTGGACAGCGACGACACCCTCACCCCGGGCGCGCTCGCGGCGGTCGCCGAGCGGATCGACGCGACCGGGGCGCCGGATGTGCTGGTGTACGACTACGAGCGCACGTACTGGGACGGGCGGCGGGTGCGCAACCATCTCGCGGCCGAGCTGAGCGAGTGGGGCCGGGCGCCCTTCCGGCTCACCGACCGGCCGGGGCTGCTGCGGGTGCTGATGGTGGCCTGGAACAAGGCGTACCGGCGGGAGTTCGTCGCGGCGGAGGGCTTCACCTTCCCGCCGGGCTACTACGAGGACACCCCCTGGACCTTCCCGGTGCTGATGGCGGCCGGTTCGATCGCCACGCTGGACCGGGTGTGCGTGCACTACCGGCAGCGCCGCCAGGGCAGCATCCTGTCCACCACCAGCCGTAAGCACTTCGACCTGTTCGACCAGTACGAGCGGGTCTTCGCCTATGTCGCCGACCATCCGGAACTCGCCTTCTGGAAGCCGGAGTTGTTCCGGCGGATGATCGACCACTACGGCGTCGTGTTCACCCGCCCCGGACGGCTGCCGCGCGGCAGCCACGGGGAGTTCCTGCGCCGGGCCCGCGACCACCACCGCCGCTACCGGGTGCCGAAGGCGCGGCTGCGGCGCAGGCATCTGCTGATCCGGTTCGGGCTGCACCGCACCTTCCGGGCCCTGCGGTACGTCGCCGCCGCCCGCCGCCGCCTGCGGGGACTCGTGCTGGGCCCGGCGCGCGCCGTGCGCTCCGCCGCGCTGCGGCTGCACTACCGGATCCAGCTGCGGCTGCCGCTGCGGCCCGAGCGCGCGGTGTTCGCCGTCGAGGGCGGGTACGGCGGCGACCCGGCCGCGCTGGAGGAGGCGATGCGCCGGTACGCCCCGCATGTGCGCTCCTCCTGGATCGCCGACCCGGCGCACCCGCGCCCGCTCCCGGCCGACCCGCGCCTCGTCGTCCCCGGCACGGCCGCCCACTGGACGGCGCTCGCCCGCTCCACGTACCTGTTCGGCGACGCCCACCTCACCCGGGGACTGCGCAAGCGGGACGGGCAGATCCTCGTCCGCACCCTCGGCGGAACCCCCCTCGGCCATACGGGACTCGATCTGGTGGAGCGTCCCGCGGCCGTGCCCGGCGCCGACCCCGTGGGCCTGCTGCGGGACGTCGACCAGTGGGACCACGTCGTCTCCGGCAACCGGCACTCCACCCTGACCTGGCAGCGGGTCCACCCGGGCCGCTGGACCGCCCTGGAGTACGGCAGCCCGCGCACCGACGTCTTCCAGCGGGCCACCCCGGACGACGTGGCCCGGCTGCGCGCCACCCTGGGCATCCCGGCGGGCGCGGTCGCAATCCTCTACGCGCCCGCCCGCCGCGAGCACCGGCGCACCCAGCACCTCCCGCTGGACCTGCCGCGGCTCGCGCGCGGACTCGGCCCGCGCTTCGTGCTGCTCGCCCGCGCCCACGGGGACGTGCCGGTCGAGGGCCCCCGGGTCATCGACGTCTCCGCGCACCCCTGTCCCGAGAGCCTGTGTCTGGCCGCGGACGCGCTGCTCACCGACCAGTCGCCGCTCATGTTCGACTACGCCGGGCTCGACCGGCCGATCGTGCTGCACACCGGGGACTGGACGGCGTACACGGCCGTCCGCGGCGCCTATGTCGACCTGCCCGGCGCCCCGCCCGGCGCGGTGGGCCGCGACGAGGACGAACTGGCCGAGGTGTTCACCGACGGCCACTGGAACGGGGCACGGGCCGCGCTGCTGCGGGCCGCGTTCCGGGAGCGGTTCTGCCCGTGGGACGACGGGCGGGCCGCCGAACGGGTCGTACGGCACATCGTGCTGGGCCGCACCGAGCCGTCCCCGGTGGTACCGCTGGGCGAGCGCCGCCCGGTGCGCTCCGCCATGGCGGACACCCCGTGCCCGGCGCGGTCCCCGCTGGCCACCGTGCCGCATCCGGCCGGCCACCGCCCCGTCACCAGGGCTGCCGAACACCGTTGA
- a CDS encoding GNAT family N-acetyltransferase — MAHQIRGDNIRFTVYDLTGEVPVPAGIATLLPDSAVHAYEKAGFRAAGRLRQAGYWLGQVCDELIMDALAAEFAGPSVIVPLES; from the coding sequence ATGGCCCACCAGATCCGGGGCGACAACATCCGCTTCACCGTCTACGACCTCACCGGCGAGGTACCGGTCCCCGCCGGAATCGCCACCCTGCTGCCCGACTCCGCCGTTCACGCCTACGAGAAGGCCGGCTTCCGCGCCGCCGGAAGGCTCCGCCAGGCGGGGTACTGGCTCGGCCAGGTCTGTGACGAGCTGATCATGGACGCGCTCGCCGCCGAGTTCGCCGGTCCCTCCGTGATCGTCCCGTTGGAGTCGTAG
- a CDS encoding NUDIX domain-containing protein, which translates to MSGQPAQPIIDTHVLLLDSEKVLLSQRGGPYGYRRWHLPSGKLDQGESLTVGAARELFEETGVTTDPGHLELRHVVHHRQEDGSERIGFFFVATRWAGTPVNKEPEKCLALQWFATHDLPEDVIEYPYAGLHGCLGRSGSLTLHGWQ; encoded by the coding sequence ATGAGCGGACAGCCGGCACAGCCCATCATCGACACTCACGTCCTTCTCCTCGACAGCGAGAAGGTCCTTCTCTCGCAGCGAGGCGGCCCCTACGGCTACCGCCGGTGGCACCTGCCCTCCGGCAAGCTCGACCAGGGCGAATCCCTCACCGTCGGGGCAGCCCGCGAGCTGTTCGAGGAGACCGGCGTCACGACCGACCCCGGCCACCTGGAACTCCGGCATGTCGTGCACCACCGCCAGGAGGACGGTTCCGAGCGGATCGGGTTCTTCTTCGTGGCCACCAGGTGGGCGGGGACACCCGTCAACAAGGAACCCGAGAAGTGTCTCGCGCTCCAGTGGTTCGCCACCCATGATCTCCCGGAGGACGTCATCGAGTATCCCTACGCGGGCCTGCACGGCTGTCTCGGCCGGTCCGGCTCCCTGACGCTGCACGGGTGGCAGTAG
- a CDS encoding DUF397 domain-containing protein has product MKRVEKAEWFKSSHSNGNGSCVEVAHLDDAVATRDSKEQAGPILTSTFEGWQAFIGSVVKGEL; this is encoded by the coding sequence ATGAAAAGGGTTGAGAAGGCCGAGTGGTTCAAGTCGAGCCACAGCAACGGAAACGGCTCCTGCGTCGAGGTGGCACACCTTGACGACGCAGTCGCCACACGAGACAGCAAAGAGCAGGCGGGACCGATCTTGACCAGCACCTTCGAAGGGTGGCAGGCATTCATCGGAAGCGTGGTCAAGGGCGAGCTATAG